TGCTGTACATATAAAGTGGCATCAGAAGGATTCACAAGCGCCAAGTCAGGAAGCAATGGATACTCTAAACGCCCTTGAGATGTGATTTCTTTACCATCAATCATTACTGTAAGAGGTTGTTGGTTTTGCTTATCCAGTGCCACTGCCGAGCGCAGTAATGCAGCTTGCTCTTGTGTACTTAACCATTGCTTATTAATGGCAAGCGAAGGAAGGTCTTCAGCTAGAGCATTGGCGAGGCGTTGCGCTTTGCTTTTTAAGCCTTGCAACTTGGCCATTTCGTTCAAGGCGATAACCGTCATAGCTTTGTCTCGCACCTGGCTGCCGTAATCATAGATATAAGCGCTCACTCGAGATTGTGTATCAAATTGGTTGAGCAAGGCTGAAGCCTGTGCGATCGCGCCTGTTTTGGCAAGTGCTGCTGCAAATTGTACCAAGCTCAGCTGCGATGGATAAGAGGTGATTTGAAGCGCCTCTAAATCGCTGTAGCTGACCTTACCTAATTGACTTGACACATAAGCGGCGTAGCTTGTCGCTGCAACGGCAGATTCTGAGCTATATGTTAATGCGTTGACAAAATCACCTCTAGCATAACGTAATACGCGATATTGTGCCTCCTGTAGCATATCTGTTGGCACCAACCCTGGGTACTTATCGTCGGCTTTAGTGAGGAAGTCAGTAATGTATACCGTAAGCCAAGGTGACTCTTTACTGTAACTGCCCCAGGTGCCAAAACCACCAGATGTCTTTTGCATGGTCTTCAAGCGACTGATAGCGGTACTGATATACGCTTTGTTAGAAGTGAGCTTGGCCTCATTTTTCAAAGCACGCTGCTGAAATTGTTCTAGTTTTGGGTTTTGTAAGATGAAGGGCCAAGCTTTACTGGTTGTTTGCTCGGCACATCCGTACGGGTAAGCATGTAGTCCTGTGGCAAATTGGTCAATATTAAGAATAGGCGTGTGGCTAATGAGTAATTTGCCTTCTTTGCCTTTCACTCGTTTTAAGCCATCCCAGCTGCTTTCATCAAATAAGATGGACTGTTGTGGACTTAGTTGGCTATTTTTGGCTTGAGTAACCCACGGCTCAATATGTTTGACCGGTACTCGCCAACTGCGCTCTACGTCGACATTTTCTCCCTTTGCGTGCAAAGTTAATATTGTGCTACCTTCACGGGTATGTTCGGTAGTTTGAAGCGGTATTGTGTAGCTCCAGTGTGCCGCGTGATCTAGGGTCACCGAGTGCTCAGTTTGTCCTGTGAGTGCGATATGGTTATTTGCACTGAGGCGAATATCCAGTGTTTGTGTATTACCACTTAAATTGTGTACATCAAGTGTAACAGACGAATTGTCACCTGGGATTAAAAATCGAGGTACGGCAAGCTCAGTAACCAGTGGCATACGAATAATTTGGTCATGTACCAGCTGGCCCACTTGGTTATCATTGAACGCCGTGACAATAAGCTGTGCTTCTCCATTATAGTCGGGTAATGCAAGCTTTACGACGGCTTTGCCATCTTGCATTTGGACTGGCATTGACATTAATTGAATGGTTTTGCTTTCAACTAAGTCATCATTGCGATTAGTGTTGTTCTCAATACTGTCACTACCAAAGCGGGACTGGGCAAATGGGTTTGGACGCGGATCGTATTGGCGAGAGTATAAGTCTACAATATCTCCACTGTAACGACGCTGAGCAAAAAAATAGTTGAAAGGATTGTTTGGCTTGTAGCGACTGAGGTTGACGACCCCTTTGTCCACCATGGAAACCGTGACCCAAGTGGTGCTGTCATCATTTAGCCCTGTTGCTGTGACGGGGATCTCTACTGTTTGTAATGGCTCTACATGGTTTGGCAAGTTTACTGCCAGTTTGACCTGGCGGTTACTTCTATCAAGTGGTAATGGTATTACGCCTAAATAGCGTTTTGGGGCATTTTGCTGTTGGCCAAATACGGTTGCAGTCACATAGAGATCATGGCGAGCTAACGTGTGTTCGAGTGGGATCTCAATGTGACTTTGTCCTTTTTTCACAGCAACTTTGTGTGACCAAAGTACACGATCAGACTCCAGAGTGACCATCAACTCGCCATCGATGGGTGTCGTTAATGTGAGCTTGGCTTGCTGACCTGCTTGGTAGGCCTCTTTATCTAGCGTAAGTTGTAAATGCTCAGGCTTTACTGCGTATTGGCCATATCCGCGATACCAGCCCGCATAGAACTCATAATGCGTTTTGTTTCCAGCCTTTAAGTCGGTGGCTTCAAGTCGGTAATTTCCCCAGTTGACAGGTAATTCAACGCGCGCGATATCTGCCTTTACATCGACGACATTTTGCTGCTCTTTACGCCATCGGTCTTGTTTTTGGCGCTGCCACCCGATACCCTCTTCATACATCCAGTAGTAATTACCTTGATCGTAATATAATTCTAACTTGATACTGCCATTGGATAGTGTTTGACCATCGGCTGATAATAAAGCAATTTCAAAGCCCGCATCTGAACGGTATTGGACGTCTTTTGAGAGCGGTTTAATTCCTGGGATGGTCTCGTTTTTCCAGCTTGTAAAAGTACTGGTGCGTTGCACTGCAGCGCCGCCGGCCTCTTGAAGTGCAACAAATACTTGAGTTTTCACCGGACTTTTAATTTGTGTTGCACTGGGGGTCGCAATCTTAATTTGTGCGCTACCTTGATCTGACAATTTCTTATTGCCGAGAGATTTGTAGCGACCGCTTAAATAGAAATCTTGACCCACTACAAATGCCTGATATGGACCGGGGTAGTGCCTGATGGGCTGGTGGCTGATATCTGTTTTAAAGGTATTGCCAGCGGCTGGGCTACCAAATAAATACTTACCATGTAAGGTCAGGTTGTTTTTATTGCCTGCAATGACAAATGGTTGCGCTGTATCTATCTTGAGGTCCATACGCTCAGGCACAAACTCTTCTAGCTGAAAGGTCATCTCAGCGATGGGGCTTCGGGCACTGGGGTCTAGTTTTACCCCCACGGTATAGCGACCCGTTGGCCAGTCATTAGCCGTTTTCAGTGACTTGCTGAAAAAACCTGCGTCTTGTGTTTGTATTGTTTCTTTAATGATTTCTTCTTGTCGAGAGTTTTTTACCGATAAGGTAAGTTTATCTATGTTGGTCTTACGGCCATCAAAGTCCCGTAATAAGATGTTTATCGGTAAGCTATCCCCAGGTCTGACTAGGTCTCTATTACTGTAGATAAAGGCTTCTGTTTCTTGATATAAGCGGCCGCCTAATTGATAAGCGGAGAGATCCAGAGGCACTTCTTTTAAAGGTAAAATGGCGAGTTGAGGGACATTGTTTTTATTCTCTAACTCAGCAATGACAATATCATTTTGTTCTAATGTGACTGCAAAATCTATGTTGCCCTGAGGATTTGTTTTACCTTGACGAATGAGTTCATGTTCGCGATAAATACTCACTTTGGCATCAACGACACTATGACCATTTTGCAAGTAGTTAACACTAAAGTGAGCAGCATTTTTCTGGACTCTTGCTTGGATCCCAAGTTCTGTAAGCAGCATATGTTTTGCCTGCAGCTCATCAAATTGTCCTGCGGCTTTGAGCGTGACGATGTACCATCCAGATGGCAAGCTTTTTGGTATGGGTAACTTTGCAGAATGAATTTTATCTTTTGTATTGTTTGGTAGCGTATAGCGGTCGGCAAAGACGCTTTCATAGCTGTAACTTAACCTATCCAGCGAGCTGGGATAAATTCTGTCATTTAAATAATGCCTTTGTAAAAAGTCATGTGGGCTGGTTAAGCGTAAAATCTCAATATCAACTTCGGCGGTATTTTTATAACTAATAGGAATTGCTTGATGCGCGCTTTTTGGCACCAACGGACCTGAGCCTACGATGGCTACTTGCGGTGTTTGGCGTTTTTTAGACTGTGCGAGTGCATTGTTATGCCAGCCAATTAAAAGCCATAAAACAGAGATGAGTAACCAGCTGGTTTGCACACTCCTTGCGATCATGATATTCCCCTAATGCTACTGATATTAAATAAGTTTACGTAACTTACATGAATTTAGCGTGATTATCTTATTAATCATTATTAGGAGTAAAGGATTAGAACGAAGAATCAATAATTAAATGATTATTTGCTCTAACTTTAACTGTATAGCAAAAATACTGGTGCCCGAGGGTATAAATCATTGCTAATCGAGCATATAGGTCACAGGTACAGGTGGCCTATATGCATGGAGGGCTTATCACGCGACTAAAAAATTGATACGCGTGAGTAAATCTTGTGGGGCGGTATCTTTGAGGTCATTTAAATACTCTTCAAAAGGCGGAAAGTCAGCCAGTTCAAATTGGCTCTGTGGTAGCCATTGGCCGTACAGCCAATTATATGGTTTTTCAAGCTCTGTATAATCGCCTTTGAATAAGATACTTACAGTGTTGCCGGCAGGAATGGTGAGCTGTTCAAACTCATGTTGAGTGGGCAGTTTGCTTTTATCCACGGTAATACAGGCCATAGATTTCAATTGTGCTTGTGGCACAGACTCTGGATCATCGAAGTAAATGCCAAAAAAGCGTGTATTTTGGTCGATAAGATCTACTTTTGTTGCCATTAAAGAGAGCTTTTCGAAAGCTTGGCCAATTTGCATATAATCACCCACGTGATTTATTCCGATTAGCTCAATATTTTCAATGCTTTGTTGTTCAACAGGGTACATAGAGTGATACTCCTTGGAAGATGTTGGGTACAACGCAGTGACATCAGACGCTGAATAAGCACGTAGTTGGCGATATTGGTTAGGTGTTTCGCCATAGTGTTTAGTAAAGGCACGGTTAAATGCCTCAACGCTACCATAACAAACTTGCTTTGCAATTTGTTGCTGGCTTAAGTCGCTGCGAACTAAATAGGTCGCCGCCTTCAACATACGCATTCTTCTCACTGTGACATTAATTGTTTCACCAGCATATTCTCGATAGATACGATGAAAGTGATAAGCTGACATACACGCAATATCAGCCAACGTATTAACATCAAGTTCAGTGTCTGCATGCTCGTATAAATAATCAATTACGCGCAGCATTCTAGCTTCATAGTAATGTTGTGTACTTAACTTATGTTTCATTATTGTGCTGCCCAGTGTTGATACACGCCTAGTTGATTGTGGCGACAACACTAAAGTAGCGCAAGGTGGATTGATAATGTTTGCTGATTTACAAGAAATAAAATAGGGGCCCAAATGGGTGCCCCTATGGAAGGACTACAATCGTTCGTTAAAAAACGGCAGCATATGATGTTCGAGGCGTTCAAGGGCTTTGTCACTGTGTCCGCCTGGGAACACTTCGAAATAAATCGGGACTTTATTTACTTCGGCTTTCTGTTTCAGTGCAAGCACACCTTCTGTGATCCAGATGTAGTCGTCTTTATCGCCGACATCAATTCGAACAGAGCTCAATTGCTCAACTACAGATGGGGTGGAGTATAGATCTACAAGCTCACCAAACCCTCTGTACCACAGCGGTTTTTGTGCAGGCTCAACACTGTAATGGACACCAAAAGGCTGATCTGGCTGACCTGCAAATGCACCTGCATAGGCCATAAGGTATGCACTATAGCTATTTGCTTGGCCATTATTCCAAATTTCACGTCCTTGGAAAGAAGCAAACTCTGCATCCATAACGGCTTTGGGATCCTTCGCTTCCGCTAATTTTTGTTTGAAAGCTTGATAGCGTTTGATGGCCTCCTTTGAAGTCAAATATGACTTTGCCATCCCCTTTTCGTCAAACATGCCTGGGCTGAGTGCATAAACATGGCCGAATAGATCTGGATGCTTTGCAGCAAACCTAAGTGCACCCGTGCCTCCCATTGAAAATCCAGTAATACCGCGATGTTCAGGCTGTGCTTTGGTGCGATAAGTACGGTCTACCCAGGGGAGTACTTCTTTAATCACATAATCACTAAAGTTGCCATGTACTTGAGAGTTCACATAGAAGCTGCCTCTAAGCGGTGTGTTACCTTCAAGCATGACAATGATCATCTCCATGCTGTGACCATTCTTTTTGTGGTTTTCTAGCATCGGCTCAATACGTTCGCTGTATTTGATAGGCCAGCTGTAGGCTCCAAGCATATACAATACAGGATAACGTTTGTCGCTATCATGGTAGCCATCGGGTAAATATATGTGTATATCACGGGTACTTTTTGTGCCGATTAAACTGTTCTCTAGCGCTTTTGAGTGAAAAGGAAATTTGACGATTTCGGCTTTGAGTGTGCTACTTATACAGATAAGCAGTAAAAATACTAATGTTTTCATTGTTATGACTCCTGCTGATAAAGCTTGCAGTTAAGTTACAATGTGCCTAAATTAATAACAAATATAAAAACTGATTGATTTATATGTAATGAATATAAATTGGATGGATATAAAAAAATTGCACTATGTGGTAACCGTTGCTCAAGAGCTGAGTTTCAGCCGTGCGGCCTTGAAGTTACACATGTCGCAGCCCCCATTAAGCCAACAGATCAGGCAGATTGAAAATCATCTGGGGATGGCGCTTTTTGAACGCTCGACGCGATCAGTGAGCCTAACACCGTTTGGCATTCTGTTCGTTGCCAAAGCGCAGCGGGTGCTTGCGGCTCATACAGAGTTGGGGGAATGTGTTCAAAGCTTTCAAACTGGCATACAACGGCCTATCAAGTTGGGCTGCATAGGCCTTGCGTTTGAAGCATTAGTGGCGAATAAAATGGCTGTCTTGTCTGATCTCTCATCTAAATTAAATGTGATACTAGAAGAGGGAACGAGTGCCGAGTTAGTGGCCCGCTGTCAGTCTGGGCAGTTACATGGTGCGGTTATTCGTTTGTTTGACTCTGAACTATCAAAGAGTGATATTCATTATCTCTCCAGCGAACACTATGTTTTTGCTTGTCCAAAGCAATGGCAAATAGAGGAGAAAAGTACATCGATAAAAACGTTCTGTGGCAAACCATTTATTCACTACCCTAAGGCATTGCAGCCAAAATTGCATGAAAAAATAGAAACGGTATTCACGCAGGCAAAAGCGCAAATGAACGTGATCCAAGAGGTTAAAACCAAGTCAACGACGTTGTCTTTGGTGGCTGCGGGTATGGGGTTTGCGATAGTACCACAATCGATGAGGAGCAAATACGCGTCTGAAGTGGATTTTATTGAAATAACCGAGCACTTACCAAGCGTAGATTACTACCTTTACTGCCAAGATTGGCAAGTGCATGAGCACATGAAAACACTATATAAATTGTTTAATTCGCAATGTGCTACTTGAAAAAGTCATCTTCGTTCTTGGCAAGCATAGCCTCTATATCTTCAATCAGTGCTTGCGGATCAGGTTGGGCTAAGTCAGCACTTTGCACGGGGCTTGAGATCTTATTGTTTTCTTCCGACCACTCACCCAAATCTATCAGTTGACAACGTTTGGAGCAAAATGGACGGTGTGGGCTTTGTGCCGACCAGATCACCTCTTTTTGGCATGTTGGGCATTGGACAGCTGTTGGCATAATGGATTCTCACTGTGTTATAGAGCGGTATAGTTTACTGCTTTGCGGCAAACTATACCAGTGAGCTGAAGTCGAATTAGTAATTTGTAACGCGGTTAATTTCGGCCAGTGAGGTGACTCCCGCGGCTGCTTTTTTGAGACCTGATTTGCGTAAGTTGTCAAAGCCAAGCTTATCAGCAAGTGCTGCGATCTCCAGAGAGTTTGCACCCTCCATTATTTTATGTGACATCTCAGGGGTGATCTTAACTACTTCGTATACACCGACACGGCCTTTATATCCGTCCGTGCAGTGATCACAGCCTTTAGGGGAGTACAACGTTAAGTCCTTAACTTGTTCTTCTGTGAAGCCTTGTTTGAGCAGCTCTTCTTTTGGCAACTCTTCCGGTTCTTTGCATTTTGGACACAACCTTCGCGCGAGGCGCTGAGCAATAATTAAACTCACCGAGCTTGCGACATTGTATGCAGGCACGCCCATATTTAGCAGTCGTGTCAGAGTTTCAGGTGCTGAATTTGTATGCAGAGTACTCATAACTAAGTGACCAGTTTGGGCTGCTTTGATAGAGATTTCGGCAGTTTCGAGGTCCCTGATCTCACCAACCATCACCACATCCGGATCTTGACGTAAAAATGCTTTAAGTGCAT
This genomic window from Pseudoalteromonas luteoviolacea contains:
- a CDS encoding LysR family transcriptional regulator, with the translated sequence MDIKKLHYVVTVAQELSFSRAALKLHMSQPPLSQQIRQIENHLGMALFERSTRSVSLTPFGILFVAKAQRVLAAHTELGECVQSFQTGIQRPIKLGCIGLAFEALVANKMAVLSDLSSKLNVILEEGTSAELVARCQSGQLHGAVIRLFDSELSKSDIHYLSSEHYVFACPKQWQIEEKSTSIKTFCGKPFIHYPKALQPKLHEKIETVFTQAKAQMNVIQEVKTKSTTLSLVAAGMGFAIVPQSMRSKYASEVDFIEITEHLPSVDYYLYCQDWQVHEHMKTLYKLFNSQCAT
- the yacG gene encoding DNA gyrase inhibitor YacG; its protein translation is MPTAVQCPTCQKEVIWSAQSPHRPFCSKRCQLIDLGEWSEENNKISSPVQSADLAQPDPQALIEDIEAMLAKNEDDFFK
- a CDS encoding alpha/beta hydrolase — its product is MKTLVFLLLICISSTLKAEIVKFPFHSKALENSLIGTKSTRDIHIYLPDGYHDSDKRYPVLYMLGAYSWPIKYSERIEPMLENHKKNGHSMEMIIVMLEGNTPLRGSFYVNSQVHGNFSDYVIKEVLPWVDRTYRTKAQPEHRGITGFSMGGTGALRFAAKHPDLFGHVYALSPGMFDEKGMAKSYLTSKEAIKRYQAFKQKLAEAKDPKAVMDAEFASFQGREIWNNGQANSYSAYLMAYAGAFAGQPDQPFGVHYSVEPAQKPLWYRGFGELVDLYSTPSVVEQLSSVRIDVGDKDDYIWITEGVLALKQKAEVNKVPIYFEVFPGGHSDKALERLEHHMLPFFNERL
- a CDS encoding AraC family transcriptional regulator, translated to MKHKLSTQHYYEARMLRVIDYLYEHADTELDVNTLADIACMSAYHFHRIYREYAGETINVTVRRMRMLKAATYLVRSDLSQQQIAKQVCYGSVEAFNRAFTKHYGETPNQYRQLRAYSASDVTALYPTSSKEYHSMYPVEQQSIENIELIGINHVGDYMQIGQAFEKLSLMATKVDLIDQNTRFFGIYFDDPESVPQAQLKSMACITVDKSKLPTQHEFEQLTIPAGNTVSILFKGDYTELEKPYNWLYGQWLPQSQFELADFPPFEEYLNDLKDTAPQDLLTRINFLVA
- a CDS encoding alpha-2-macroglobulin family protein; the protein is MIARSVQTSWLLISVLWLLIGWHNNALAQSKKRQTPQVAIVGSGPLVPKSAHQAIPISYKNTAEVDIEILRLTSPHDFLQRHYLNDRIYPSSLDRLSYSYESVFADRYTLPNNTKDKIHSAKLPIPKSLPSGWYIVTLKAAGQFDELQAKHMLLTELGIQARVQKNAAHFSVNYLQNGHSVVDAKVSIYREHELIRQGKTNPQGNIDFAVTLEQNDIVIAELENKNNVPQLAILPLKEVPLDLSAYQLGGRLYQETEAFIYSNRDLVRPGDSLPINILLRDFDGRKTNIDKLTLSVKNSRQEEIIKETIQTQDAGFFSKSLKTANDWPTGRYTVGVKLDPSARSPIAEMTFQLEEFVPERMDLKIDTAQPFVIAGNKNNLTLHGKYLFGSPAAGNTFKTDISHQPIRHYPGPYQAFVVGQDFYLSGRYKSLGNKKLSDQGSAQIKIATPSATQIKSPVKTQVFVALQEAGGAAVQRTSTFTSWKNETIPGIKPLSKDVQYRSDAGFEIALLSADGQTLSNGSIKLELYYDQGNYYWMYEEGIGWQRQKQDRWRKEQQNVVDVKADIARVELPVNWGNYRLEATDLKAGNKTHYEFYAGWYRGYGQYAVKPEHLQLTLDKEAYQAGQQAKLTLTTPIDGELMVTLESDRVLWSHKVAVKKGQSHIEIPLEHTLARHDLYVTATVFGQQQNAPKRYLGVIPLPLDRSNRQVKLAVNLPNHVEPLQTVEIPVTATGLNDDSTTWVTVSMVDKGVVNLSRYKPNNPFNYFFAQRRYSGDIVDLYSRQYDPRPNPFAQSRFGSDSIENNTNRNDDLVESKTIQLMSMPVQMQDGKAVVKLALPDYNGEAQLIVTAFNDNQVGQLVHDQIIRMPLVTELAVPRFLIPGDNSSVTLDVHNLSGNTQTLDIRLSANNHIALTGQTEHSVTLDHAAHWSYTIPLQTTEHTREGSTILTLHAKGENVDVERSWRVPVKHIEPWVTQAKNSQLSPQQSILFDESSWDGLKRVKGKEGKLLISHTPILNIDQFATGLHAYPYGCAEQTTSKAWPFILQNPKLEQFQQRALKNEAKLTSNKAYISTAISRLKTMQKTSGGFGTWGSYSKESPWLTVYITDFLTKADDKYPGLVPTDMLQEAQYRVLRYARGDFVNALTYSSESAVAATSYAAYVSSQLGKVSYSDLEALQITSYPSQLSLVQFAAALAKTGAIAQASALLNQFDTQSRVSAYIYDYGSQVRDKAMTVIALNEMAKLQGLKSKAQRLANALAEDLPSLAINKQWLSTQEQAALLRSAVALDKQNQQPLTVMIDGKEITSQGRLEYPLLPDLALVNPSDATLYVQQLHTGYLAVNPVVSNQIDPFNTIKIKHLLRRWYTLSGQPLDQQVSLKVGDRVLVVLNVETKERIHDAMIVDKIPAGFVLENPELLQDLDIKQLLPEGVVLSHVEHQEYRNDRYVAVTDLKPRDYSHRYNSDNSRQQFAYLLRAEVPGTYANPPSFIESMYRPQKHVLYKQFPSKITIER